Proteins found in one Micropterus dolomieu isolate WLL.071019.BEF.003 ecotype Adirondacks linkage group LG10, ASM2129224v1, whole genome shotgun sequence genomic segment:
- the LOC123977660 gene encoding inverted formin-2-like isoform X1, which yields MCTSKNCLTTSEAAAGSPQQLLVVMAAKWGTVKDRVTSPVRDQDATLEANLENADPELCIRLLQVPTVVNYSGLRRRLEASDRAWMVQFLELRGLDLLMEALERLSGRGCARIADALLQLTCVACIRAVMNSSEGLHFILDNQGYVRTLIQAVDTSNVMVKMQVFELLAALALFAHQGLHLALDALDHYKSVKKQQYRFSVVMNELHATDNVPYMVTLLSVVNVLVLRTEDLRKRDRLRREFIGLQLLDLLPRLRETEDQDLNIQCDAFEDSLAEDQEEMERLYGGIDMSSHQQVFTSLFTKVSSSPSSVHLLSILQALLLVDPDRAEVWSALEMLADRATLLSQDSDVDSADRLLERLLPRKALAANHKVRTIDRAVQTQLPDSPPSQSEPSLKDASTASSQGPPSAPPAPSPGVAAPPPPPPPPPPPLPGMGPPPPPPPPPPPLPGMGPPPPPPLPGTPPPPPPPLPGMGPPPPPGDCIVAQSVRGLGSSYSRPAPCPTLRMKKLNWQKLPSRAATAHQSLWTSTPADSVEPDYCTIEQLFSLPPTETKTRVQTKTEPKEISFIDAKKSLNINIFLKQFKCSHEDFVSLIRRGDRSKFDVEVLKQLTKLLPEKHEVENLKSYQADRDKLSSADQFYLQLLDVPSYSLRIECMLLCEESSCVLETLKPKAELLDRACQSVMESARLPSFCKLILSVGNFLNYGTHTGNAEGFKISTLLKLTETKANKSRITLLHHILQEAELNHSDLLNLPDDMEICDKAAGMNLESIQSETNSVIKRLKNCEMKVSSSSEDLKDQYLSALQVNLRAFEQLQQLLSSLEDKKTDLSGYLCEDNSSFSIDELFSTIKTFRGLFLRAIKENESIRQLEQKRKKQEEDRKLRGDTTTKIVRKDVSNQSEGCIIDNLLAEIRKGHNLKKTRPQAERSPRVHDHPGVMQRSLAVDQPDSSVSSQSEKPAEPPETGQIPTEPPGETRPEPGPAETEGGRPETQNPSEPSTSTTAAADTDGDQSRTRAQDSEVDPETRVSGPGGEEEVPLQPEESGDEKVNRSEESTPEVINGSTTQHSQDPASGPGEAAGSRIEAAGSRISSAGADDGSKRSKHKKGCVSQ from the exons CTTCTCGTCGTCATGGCAGCCAAATGGGGGACGGTGAAGGACCGCGTGACAAGTCCAGTCCGCGACCAGGACGCCACGCTGGAGGCCAACCTGGAGAACGCCGACCCCGAGCTGTGCATCAGGCTGCTGCAG GTTCCCACGGTGGTGAACTACTCTGGTCTGCGGCGGCGGTTGGAGGCCAGCGATCGGGCCTGGATGGTACAGTTCCTGGAGCTGCGGGGCCTGGACCTGCTGATGGAGGCGCTGGAGCGGCTCTCGGGTCGCGGCTGCGCCCGGATCGCCGAcgctctgctgcagctgaccTGCGTGGCCTGCATCCGGGCCGTCATGAACTCATCCGAGGGACTGCACTTCATCCTGGACAACCAGGGCTACGTCAGGACCCTGATTCAAG CTGTGGACACTTCTAACGTCATGGTGAAGATGCAGGTGTTCGAGCTGCTTGCGGCTCTGGCTCTATTTGCCCATCAGGGACTCCACCTGGCCCTGGACGCCCTGGACCACTACAAG AGTGTGAAGAAGCAGCAGTACCGCTTCAGCGTGGTCATGAACGAGCTCCACGCCACCGACAACGTCCCGTACATGGTGACGCTGCTGAGCGTCGTCAACGTCCTGGTGCTGCGAACAGAAGACCTGAGGAAGAGGGACCGACTGAGACGGGAGTTCATCG GTCTGCAGCTGCTGGACCTGCTGCCCAGACTCAG GGAGACGGAGGACCAGGACCTGAACATCCAGTGCGACGCGTTCGAGGACTCTTTGGCCGAGGACCAGGAGGAGATGGAGCGGCTGTACGGAGGCATCGACATGAGCAGCCACCAGCAGGTCTTCACCTCGCTCTTCACCAAG GTGTCCAGCAGCCCGTCCTCGGTCCACCTGCTGTCCATCCTTCAGGCCTTGCTGCTGGTGGATCCGGACCGAGCTGAGGTCTGGTCGGCTCTGGAGATGCTGGCTGACAGGGCCACCCTGCTGTCCCAGGACT CTGACGTAGATTCTGCCGACCGTCTGCTGGAGAGGCTCCTCCCACGCAAGGCCCTCGCAGCCAATCACAAGGTCCGAACCATCGACAGGGCGGTACAGACTCAACTACCGGACAGTCCtcccagccaatcagagccctCCCTCAAAGATGCCTCGACAGCTTCTTCTCAGGGACCCCCATCTGCTCCTCCTGCCCCCTCACCTGGTGTAGcagctcctcctccccctcctcctccccctcctccccctttACCTGGTATGggacctcctcctccacctcctccccctcctccccccttaCCCGGTATGggacctccacctcctcccccctTACCCGGtacacctcctccccctcctccccccttaCCCGGTATGGgacctccccctcctccaggTGACTGCATCGTAGCCCAGTCGGTTCGGGGTCTGGGCAGCTCGTACTCCAGACCCGCCCCCTGCCCCACCCTCCGTATGAAGAAACTGAACTGGCAGAAACTCCCGTCCAGAGCGGCGACAG CCCATCAGTCCTTGTGGACGTCGACACCTGCGGACTCTGTGGAACCGGATTACTGCACCATCGAGCAGCTCTTCAGTCTTCCTCCAActgagaccaagaccagggTCCAAACCAAGACCGAGCCCAAAGAG ATTTCCTTCATTGACGCCAAGAAAAGCCTCAACATCAACATCTTCCTGAAGCAGTTCAAGTG TTCCCATGAAGACTTTGTGTCTCTGATCCGGAGAGGAGACAGGTCCAAGTTTGATGTGGAGGTCCTGAAACAGTTGACCAAACTGCTGCCGGAGAAACATGAG GTAGAGAACCTGAAATCTTACCAGGCAGACCGGGACAAGTTGTCCTCGGCGGATCAGTTTTACCTGCAGCTGCTGGACGTCCCCAG CTACTCTCTGAGGATCGAGTGCATGTTGCTGTGTGAGGAGAGCAGCTGTGTGCTGGAGACCCTGAAGCCCAAAGCTGAGCTGCTGGACCGAGCCTGCCAGA GTGTGATGGAGAGCGCTCGTCTGCCCAGCTTCTGTAAACTCATCCTCAGTGTTGGAAACTTTCTCAACTAC GGGACTCACACCGGGAACGCTGAGGGTTTTAAGATCAGCACTCTGCTCAAACTGACAGAAACCAAAGCCAACAAGTCCAGAATCACACTGCTGCACCACATCCTGCAG GAGGCGGAGCTGAACCATTCGGACCTGCTGAACCTGCCGGATGATATGGAGATCTGTGACAAGGCTGCTGG gaTGAATCTGGAGTCGATTCAGTCTGAAACCAACTCTGTGATCAAACGGCTGAAAAACTGTGAGATGAAagtttcttcttcctctgaggaCCTGAAGGATCAGTACCTGTCTGCCCTACAG GTGAACCTGCGGGCGtttgagcagctgcagcagctgctgtccTCTCTGGAGGACAAGAAGACGGATCTGTCCGGCTACCTGTGTGAGGACAACAGCAGCTTCTCCATCGACGAACTCTTCAGCACCATCAAGACCTTCAGGGGCCTGTTCCTCAGAGCCATCAAG GAGAACGAGAGCATTCGGCAGCTGgagcagaagaggaagaagcaggaggaggacaggaaacTCAGAGGAGACACCACCACCAAGATCG TCAGGAAGGACGTGTCCAACCAGAGCGAAGGCTGCATCATCGACAACCTGCTGGCTGAGATCAGGAAGGGCCACAACCTGAAGAAGACCAGACCCCAAGCTGAGAGGAGCCCCAGAGTCCACG aTCATCCCGGGGTCATGCAGAGGTCGCTGGCTGTGGACCAGCCGGACTCGTCTGTCTCCAGCCAATCGGAGAAGCCGGCAGAACCACCAGAGACGGGCCAGATCCCCACGGAGCCACCAGGTGAAACAAGACCAGAACCAGGGCCAGCTGAGACTGAAGGAGGCCGCCCAGAGACTCAAAACCCCTCTGAACCCTCCACCagtactactgctgctgctgacaccGACGGGGACCAGAGCCGGACCAGAGCCCAGGACTCTGAGGTGGACCCAGAGACCAGAGTCAGCGGtccaggaggggaggaggaggtgccGCTCCAACCAGAGGAGTCCGGAGACGAGAAAGTAAACAGGAGCGAGGAGTCCACGCCTGAAGTGATCAACGGGAGCACAACCCAACACAGCCAAGATCCAGCATCTGGTCCAGGCGAAGCAGCAGGGTCCAGGATCGAAGCAGCAGGGTCCAGGATCAGCTCAGCAG GAGCCGACGACGGGTCCAAGCGGTCCAAACATAAGAAGGGATGTGTGTCGCAGTGA
- the LOC123977660 gene encoding inverted formin-2-like isoform X2, whose translation MAAKWGTVKDRVTSPVRDQDATLEANLENADPELCIRLLQVPTVVNYSGLRRRLEASDRAWMVQFLELRGLDLLMEALERLSGRGCARIADALLQLTCVACIRAVMNSSEGLHFILDNQGYVRTLIQAVDTSNVMVKMQVFELLAALALFAHQGLHLALDALDHYKSVKKQQYRFSVVMNELHATDNVPYMVTLLSVVNVLVLRTEDLRKRDRLRREFIGLQLLDLLPRLRETEDQDLNIQCDAFEDSLAEDQEEMERLYGGIDMSSHQQVFTSLFTKVSSSPSSVHLLSILQALLLVDPDRAEVWSALEMLADRATLLSQDSDVDSADRLLERLLPRKALAANHKVRTIDRAVQTQLPDSPPSQSEPSLKDASTASSQGPPSAPPAPSPGVAAPPPPPPPPPPPLPGMGPPPPPPPPPPPLPGMGPPPPPPLPGTPPPPPPPLPGMGPPPPPGDCIVAQSVRGLGSSYSRPAPCPTLRMKKLNWQKLPSRAATAHQSLWTSTPADSVEPDYCTIEQLFSLPPTETKTRVQTKTEPKEISFIDAKKSLNINIFLKQFKCSHEDFVSLIRRGDRSKFDVEVLKQLTKLLPEKHEVENLKSYQADRDKLSSADQFYLQLLDVPSYSLRIECMLLCEESSCVLETLKPKAELLDRACQSVMESARLPSFCKLILSVGNFLNYGTHTGNAEGFKISTLLKLTETKANKSRITLLHHILQEAELNHSDLLNLPDDMEICDKAAGMNLESIQSETNSVIKRLKNCEMKVSSSSEDLKDQYLSALQVNLRAFEQLQQLLSSLEDKKTDLSGYLCEDNSSFSIDELFSTIKTFRGLFLRAIKENESIRQLEQKRKKQEEDRKLRGDTTTKIVRKDVSNQSEGCIIDNLLAEIRKGHNLKKTRPQAERSPRVHDHPGVMQRSLAVDQPDSSVSSQSEKPAEPPETGQIPTEPPGETRPEPGPAETEGGRPETQNPSEPSTSTTAAADTDGDQSRTRAQDSEVDPETRVSGPGGEEEVPLQPEESGDEKVNRSEESTPEVINGSTTQHSQDPASGPGEAAGSRIEAAGSRISSAGADDGSKRSKHKKGCVSQ comes from the exons ATGGCAGCCAAATGGGGGACGGTGAAGGACCGCGTGACAAGTCCAGTCCGCGACCAGGACGCCACGCTGGAGGCCAACCTGGAGAACGCCGACCCCGAGCTGTGCATCAGGCTGCTGCAG GTTCCCACGGTGGTGAACTACTCTGGTCTGCGGCGGCGGTTGGAGGCCAGCGATCGGGCCTGGATGGTACAGTTCCTGGAGCTGCGGGGCCTGGACCTGCTGATGGAGGCGCTGGAGCGGCTCTCGGGTCGCGGCTGCGCCCGGATCGCCGAcgctctgctgcagctgaccTGCGTGGCCTGCATCCGGGCCGTCATGAACTCATCCGAGGGACTGCACTTCATCCTGGACAACCAGGGCTACGTCAGGACCCTGATTCAAG CTGTGGACACTTCTAACGTCATGGTGAAGATGCAGGTGTTCGAGCTGCTTGCGGCTCTGGCTCTATTTGCCCATCAGGGACTCCACCTGGCCCTGGACGCCCTGGACCACTACAAG AGTGTGAAGAAGCAGCAGTACCGCTTCAGCGTGGTCATGAACGAGCTCCACGCCACCGACAACGTCCCGTACATGGTGACGCTGCTGAGCGTCGTCAACGTCCTGGTGCTGCGAACAGAAGACCTGAGGAAGAGGGACCGACTGAGACGGGAGTTCATCG GTCTGCAGCTGCTGGACCTGCTGCCCAGACTCAG GGAGACGGAGGACCAGGACCTGAACATCCAGTGCGACGCGTTCGAGGACTCTTTGGCCGAGGACCAGGAGGAGATGGAGCGGCTGTACGGAGGCATCGACATGAGCAGCCACCAGCAGGTCTTCACCTCGCTCTTCACCAAG GTGTCCAGCAGCCCGTCCTCGGTCCACCTGCTGTCCATCCTTCAGGCCTTGCTGCTGGTGGATCCGGACCGAGCTGAGGTCTGGTCGGCTCTGGAGATGCTGGCTGACAGGGCCACCCTGCTGTCCCAGGACT CTGACGTAGATTCTGCCGACCGTCTGCTGGAGAGGCTCCTCCCACGCAAGGCCCTCGCAGCCAATCACAAGGTCCGAACCATCGACAGGGCGGTACAGACTCAACTACCGGACAGTCCtcccagccaatcagagccctCCCTCAAAGATGCCTCGACAGCTTCTTCTCAGGGACCCCCATCTGCTCCTCCTGCCCCCTCACCTGGTGTAGcagctcctcctccccctcctcctccccctcctccccctttACCTGGTATGggacctcctcctccacctcctccccctcctccccccttaCCCGGTATGggacctccacctcctcccccctTACCCGGtacacctcctccccctcctccccccttaCCCGGTATGGgacctccccctcctccaggTGACTGCATCGTAGCCCAGTCGGTTCGGGGTCTGGGCAGCTCGTACTCCAGACCCGCCCCCTGCCCCACCCTCCGTATGAAGAAACTGAACTGGCAGAAACTCCCGTCCAGAGCGGCGACAG CCCATCAGTCCTTGTGGACGTCGACACCTGCGGACTCTGTGGAACCGGATTACTGCACCATCGAGCAGCTCTTCAGTCTTCCTCCAActgagaccaagaccagggTCCAAACCAAGACCGAGCCCAAAGAG ATTTCCTTCATTGACGCCAAGAAAAGCCTCAACATCAACATCTTCCTGAAGCAGTTCAAGTG TTCCCATGAAGACTTTGTGTCTCTGATCCGGAGAGGAGACAGGTCCAAGTTTGATGTGGAGGTCCTGAAACAGTTGACCAAACTGCTGCCGGAGAAACATGAG GTAGAGAACCTGAAATCTTACCAGGCAGACCGGGACAAGTTGTCCTCGGCGGATCAGTTTTACCTGCAGCTGCTGGACGTCCCCAG CTACTCTCTGAGGATCGAGTGCATGTTGCTGTGTGAGGAGAGCAGCTGTGTGCTGGAGACCCTGAAGCCCAAAGCTGAGCTGCTGGACCGAGCCTGCCAGA GTGTGATGGAGAGCGCTCGTCTGCCCAGCTTCTGTAAACTCATCCTCAGTGTTGGAAACTTTCTCAACTAC GGGACTCACACCGGGAACGCTGAGGGTTTTAAGATCAGCACTCTGCTCAAACTGACAGAAACCAAAGCCAACAAGTCCAGAATCACACTGCTGCACCACATCCTGCAG GAGGCGGAGCTGAACCATTCGGACCTGCTGAACCTGCCGGATGATATGGAGATCTGTGACAAGGCTGCTGG gaTGAATCTGGAGTCGATTCAGTCTGAAACCAACTCTGTGATCAAACGGCTGAAAAACTGTGAGATGAAagtttcttcttcctctgaggaCCTGAAGGATCAGTACCTGTCTGCCCTACAG GTGAACCTGCGGGCGtttgagcagctgcagcagctgctgtccTCTCTGGAGGACAAGAAGACGGATCTGTCCGGCTACCTGTGTGAGGACAACAGCAGCTTCTCCATCGACGAACTCTTCAGCACCATCAAGACCTTCAGGGGCCTGTTCCTCAGAGCCATCAAG GAGAACGAGAGCATTCGGCAGCTGgagcagaagaggaagaagcaggaggaggacaggaaacTCAGAGGAGACACCACCACCAAGATCG TCAGGAAGGACGTGTCCAACCAGAGCGAAGGCTGCATCATCGACAACCTGCTGGCTGAGATCAGGAAGGGCCACAACCTGAAGAAGACCAGACCCCAAGCTGAGAGGAGCCCCAGAGTCCACG aTCATCCCGGGGTCATGCAGAGGTCGCTGGCTGTGGACCAGCCGGACTCGTCTGTCTCCAGCCAATCGGAGAAGCCGGCAGAACCACCAGAGACGGGCCAGATCCCCACGGAGCCACCAGGTGAAACAAGACCAGAACCAGGGCCAGCTGAGACTGAAGGAGGCCGCCCAGAGACTCAAAACCCCTCTGAACCCTCCACCagtactactgctgctgctgacaccGACGGGGACCAGAGCCGGACCAGAGCCCAGGACTCTGAGGTGGACCCAGAGACCAGAGTCAGCGGtccaggaggggaggaggaggtgccGCTCCAACCAGAGGAGTCCGGAGACGAGAAAGTAAACAGGAGCGAGGAGTCCACGCCTGAAGTGATCAACGGGAGCACAACCCAACACAGCCAAGATCCAGCATCTGGTCCAGGCGAAGCAGCAGGGTCCAGGATCGAAGCAGCAGGGTCCAGGATCAGCTCAGCAG GAGCCGACGACGGGTCCAAGCGGTCCAAACATAAGAAGGGATGTGTGTCGCAGTGA